One genomic segment of Mangifera indica cultivar Alphonso unplaced genomic scaffold, CATAS_Mindica_2.1 Un_0047, whole genome shotgun sequence includes these proteins:
- the LOC123206732 gene encoding uncharacterized protein LOC123206732 isoform X2, translating to MGKENPSQTNAGGVSNEVFSLQSQDSEGNSPYSADKEAGLATCRVCQCAESDKRGDAALGFLGITTPLKELRKSNGELQPDDKQMQKDGESAKNVARKSDFVEFMSPDGEVFICNADLEMGTCNSQDALIDLGCSCKSDLSLVHYACALKWFVNHGSTVCEICGHVAKNIRISDFKKVLVSLKDYEALRERTASGEPNPTQVHTNPEVLTAENPATKWAVEGTGILLATGLLTVTLAWLIAPRVGKKTARNGLHILLGGICALTIVVFFRFIVLTRIKYGPARYWAILFVFWFLVFGIWASRTHGAHTT from the exons ATGGGTAAAGAAAACCCATCACAAACCAACGCTGGTGGAGTTAGCAATGAAGTTTTTTCTCTTCAGTCTCAAGATTCAGAGGGGAACTCGCCATACAGTGCAGACAAGGAGGCAGGCTTGGCAACTTGCCGTGTGTGCCAGTGTGCTGAATCTGACAAAAGAGGAGATGCTGCATTAGGCTTTTTGGGCATCACTACTCCTTTGAAAGAATTGCGTAAAAGCAATGGAGAATTACAACCTGATGACAAACAAATGCAAAAAGATGGTGAAAGTGCCAAGAATGTTGCGAGAAAATCTGATTTTGTTGAGTTCATGAGCCCTGATGGGGAAGTTTTCATTTGTAATGCCGATTTAGAAATGGGTACATGTAACAGCCAAGACGCTCTAATTGATCTTGGTTGTTCTTGCAAAAGTGATCTTTCTTTGGTGCACTATGCGTGCGCCCTTAAATGGTTTGTTAATCATGGATCCACTGTTTGTGAAATCTGTGGGCATGTTGCAAAAAATATCAGGATTTCTGACTTTAAAAAGGTCCTGGTTTCCTTAAAGGATTATGAAGCATTAAGAGAACGAACAGCCAGTGGAGAACCCAATCCTACTCAGGTGCATACAAATCCAG AGGTGTTGACTGCTGAGAATCCTGCAACAAAATGGGCTGTGGAAGGCACTGGGATCTTGCTTGCTACTGGCCTACTTACTGTCACTCTTGCATGGCTCATTGCTCCTCGTGTTGGCAAG AAAACTGCTAGAAATGGTCTTCATATTCTCCTTGGAGGCATTTGTGCTTTAACCATTGTGGTCTTCTTTCGCTTT ATTGTGCTTACTAGAATCAAATATGGACCTGCACGCTACTGGGCTATCTTGTTTGTCTTCTGGTTTCTTGTGTTTGGTATATGGGCATCACGAACACATGGCGCGCATACAACATga
- the LOC123206732 gene encoding uncharacterized protein LOC123206732 isoform X1, which translates to MGKENPSQTNAGGVSNEVFSLQSQDSEGNSPYSADKEAGLATCRVCQCAESDKRGDAALGFLGITTPLKELRKSNGELQPDDKQMQKDGESAKNVARKSDFVEFMSPDGEVFICNADLEMGTCNSQDALIDLGCSCKSDLSLVHYACALKWFVNHGSTVCEICGHVAKNIRISDFKKVLVSLKDYEALRERTASGEPNPTQVHTNPGVDPDAVAAIRRQRLSEISLWFSPHNHNIHHNSNSNAVSQSVSEQPLNTVTEEVLTAENPATKWAVEGTGILLATGLLTVTLAWLIAPRVGKKTARNGLHILLGGICALTIVVFFRFIVLTRIKYGPARYWAILFVFWFLVFGIWASRTHGAHTT; encoded by the exons ATGGGTAAAGAAAACCCATCACAAACCAACGCTGGTGGAGTTAGCAATGAAGTTTTTTCTCTTCAGTCTCAAGATTCAGAGGGGAACTCGCCATACAGTGCAGACAAGGAGGCAGGCTTGGCAACTTGCCGTGTGTGCCAGTGTGCTGAATCTGACAAAAGAGGAGATGCTGCATTAGGCTTTTTGGGCATCACTACTCCTTTGAAAGAATTGCGTAAAAGCAATGGAGAATTACAACCTGATGACAAACAAATGCAAAAAGATGGTGAAAGTGCCAAGAATGTTGCGAGAAAATCTGATTTTGTTGAGTTCATGAGCCCTGATGGGGAAGTTTTCATTTGTAATGCCGATTTAGAAATGGGTACATGTAACAGCCAAGACGCTCTAATTGATCTTGGTTGTTCTTGCAAAAGTGATCTTTCTTTGGTGCACTATGCGTGCGCCCTTAAATGGTTTGTTAATCATGGATCCACTGTTTGTGAAATCTGTGGGCATGTTGCAAAAAATATCAGGATTTCTGACTTTAAAAAGGTCCTGGTTTCCTTAAAGGATTATGAAGCATTAAGAGAACGAACAGCCAGTGGAGAACCCAATCCTACTCAGGTGCATACAAATCCAGGTGTTGATCCTGATGCTGTTGCTGCTATTAGAAGGCAACGGCTTAGTGAGATTTCATTGTGGTTTAGTccacataatcataatattcaTCATAATAGTAACTCTAATGCAGTTTCTCAGTCTGTTTCTGAACAACCTTTGAATACTGTTACTGAAGAGGTGTTGACTGCTGAGAATCCTGCAACAAAATGGGCTGTGGAAGGCACTGGGATCTTGCTTGCTACTGGCCTACTTACTGTCACTCTTGCATGGCTCATTGCTCCTCGTGTTGGCAAG AAAACTGCTAGAAATGGTCTTCATATTCTCCTTGGAGGCATTTGTGCTTTAACCATTGTGGTCTTCTTTCGCTTT ATTGTGCTTACTAGAATCAAATATGGACCTGCACGCTACTGGGCTATCTTGTTTGTCTTCTGGTTTCTTGTGTTTGGTATATGGGCATCACGAACACATGGCGCGCATACAACATga